The Cucumis melo cultivar AY chromosome 6, USDA_Cmelo_AY_1.0, whole genome shotgun sequence genome includes a region encoding these proteins:
- the LOC103483265 gene encoding ATP-dependent helicase BRM produces MQSGGGGPLRNPGFPAGRAASTTSAAASPSSSSSAVSTPHLGFDSMQQQQQQLASRQSLQHQLLRKSDGNEALLSYQAGGLQGVLVGNNFPQSPGSSHLPQQARKFIDLAQQHHGTSQEGQNRSQGLEQQALNHPMHQAYLQYALAAQQKSAMAMQSQHQAKMGIMSPQSIKDQEMRMGNQKIQELIPTQVSNQASTSLSKKSSDHFVRGEKQMEQGQPSTSDQRVDSKSSSQLPSMGNLMPVNMTRPMQAPQGQPGILNMANNQLGMAQLQAVQAWALERNIDLSLPSNVNIVSQLFPMLQPRMVVPHQKANENNMGPQSSPASVPKQQINSLFAGKEASTHTNSLSDVSGQSSSTKARQIASTNPFGQNMNASVVNNTSHASMQQFSVPGMENQLSSRLPVSGNTIPPVHSSESSGNVNQNIERPLQGKTSLGTPENVQTQYVRQVNRSSPQTALPTSDGGSSNSTLPQGVHSNQTAQQRFGFTKHQLHVLKAQILAFRRLKKGEGTLPQELLRAIAPPPLDVQQQQQFLPPGSTSQDKSSGKTVEDTGNVEATEKDSLSLASSNGHRFPREEVSTGDEKSKTSTSDVQPMPPTMKETVPVASSGKEEQQTTVSVKSDQETDRGCQKPPGKTDFPVERGKAIANQAAVPDVTQAKKPAPPSTPQSKDVGAARKYHGPLFDFPYFTRKHDSFGSAMAVNNNNNLTLAYDVKDLLFEEGLEVINKKRTENLKKIGGLLAVNLERKRIRPDLVVRLQIEEKKLRLLDLQARLRDEIDQQQQEIMAMPDRPYRKFVRLCERQRMELTRQVQASQKAMREKQLKSVFQWRKKLLEAHWAIRDARTARNRGVAKYHERMLREFSKRKDDDRNRRMEALKNNDVERYREMLLEQQTSMPGDAAERYSVLSSFLTQTEEYLHKLGSKITAAKSQQEVAEAANIAAAAARLQGLSEEEVRAAAACAGEEVMIRNRFMEMNAPKDSSYVNKYYNLAHAVNERIVRQPSMLRAGTLRDYQLVGLQWMLSLYNNKLNGILADEMGLGKTVQVMALIAYLMEFKGNYGPHLIIVPNAVLVNWKSELHTWLPSVSCIYYVGGKDERSKLFSQEVCALKFNVLVTTYEFIMYDRSKLSKIDWKYIIIDEAQRMKDRESVLARDLDRYRCQRRLLLTGTPLQNDLKELWSLLNLLLPEVFDNRKAFHDWFSKPFQKEGPTPNAEDDWLETEKKIIIIHRLHQILEPFMLRRRVEDVEGSLPPKVSIVLRCRMSAFQSAVYDWIKATGTLRVDPEDEKLRVQKNPNYQPKVYKTLNNRCMELRKTCNHPLLNYPYYGDFSKDFLVRSCGKLWILDRILIKLQKTGHRVLLFSTMTKLLDILEEYLQWRRLIYRRIDGTTSLEDRESAIVDFNSPDSDCFIFLLSIRAAGRGLNLQSADTVIIYDPDPNPKNEEQAVARAHRIGQTREVKVIYMEAVVDKISSNQKEDELRSGGSGDLEDDFAGKDRYMGSIESLIRNNIQQYKIDMADEVINAGRFDQRTTHEERRLTLETLLHDEERYQETVHDVPSLQEVNRMIARSEDEVELFDQMDEEFDWTEEMTRYDQIPKWLRASTREVNNAIANLSKKPSKNILFGAGYGLESSELGSDSSLRTERKRGRPKGKKIPNYKEMDDDNGEFSEASSDERNGYSVQEEEGEIAEFEDDEYSRGIEATQLNKDQMEDGPDCDARYDYPRDGTRNNHLLEEAGSSGSSSSSRRLTQIVSPVSSQKFGFLSALDARPSSLSKRLPDELEEGEIAISGDSHMENQQSESWIHDREDGEEEQVLQPKIKRKRSLRLRPRPPAERREEKIYNETQSLQYGDSSSPSPFLADHKFSKFKNDPEAKPYGDSNTSKHEQNESSSKTRRNLSARRVAPSSKLHSSPKSSRLNSLTGSADDAVEHSRENWDGKQSNAGGNSGFGSKMPDIIQRRCKNVISKLQSRIDKEGHQIVPLLTDLWKRMGNSSLPSGVSNNILDLRKIDQRIDRLEYNGVMELVFDVQFMLKGAMQFYGFSYEVRFEAKKVHDLFFDILKIAFPDTDFREARNALSFSSPGSSAAATMRERPAGQSKRQKMMHEMDTDSGPPHKSQHRGPVSGEETRATRGHLMAQKESRFGSGSGSKDQYQIEEPPLLTHPGELVICKKKRKDREKSIVKPRTGSGGPVSPPPSGARGIRSPGLSSVPKDSKQSQGWPNQPQSANGSGGGPVSWANPVKRLRTDAGKRRPSHI; encoded by the exons ATGCAATCGGGTGGGGGTGGCCCCCTCCGGAATCCGGGGTTTCCGGCCGGACGGGCGGCATCGACGACATCAGCTGCGGCGTCGCCGTCTTCATCTTCATCGGCGGTGTCAACGCCGCATTTGGGGTTTGATTCAATGCAGCAGCAACAGCAGCAGCTAGCGTCTAGGCAG TCGCTACAACATCAATTACTCAGAAAATCTGATGGAAATGAAGCCCTTTTATCATATCAAGCTGGTGGTCTCCAAGGAGTCTTAGTTGGGAACAACTTTCCTCAGTCACCTGGTTCCTCACATTTGCCTCAGCAAGCGAGGAAATTCATTGATCTAGCTCAACAGCATCATGGTACATCTCAGGAGGGCCAAAACAGGAGCCAAGGTCTTGAGCAGCAAGCACTGAATCATCCTATGCATCAAGCTTATCTGCAATATGCATTGGCTGCTCAGCAGAAGTCTGCGATGGCAATGCAGTCGCAACATCAGGCTAAAATGGGAATTATGAGCCCTCAGTCTATTAAAGATCAGGAGATGCGGATGGGAAATCAGAAAATTCAGGAACTTATTCCCACTCAGGTCTCTAATCAAGCATCAACATCTTTGTCCAAAAAATCATCAGATCATTTTGTACGTGGTGAAAAACAAATGGAGCAGGGACAGCCATCAACTTCTGATCAGAGAGTTGATTCAAAATCTTCTAGTCAGCTTCCTTCCATGGGTAATTTGATGCCCGTGAATATGACACGGCCTATGCAGGCACCTCAAGGTCAACCAGGAATTCTTAACATGGCAAACAACCAGCTTGGCATGGCTCAGTTGCAGGCGGTGCAAGCATGGGCTCTAGAACGCAATATTGATCTTTCGCTACCTTCAAATGTCAACATTGTTTCACAGCTTTTTCCAATGCTCCAGCCTAGAATGGTGGTTCCCCATCAAAAAGCAAATGAAAACAATATGGGACCACAGTCATCACCTGCTTCTGTCCCCAAACAGCAGATCAATTCTTTGTTTGCGGGGAAAGAGGCTTCTACCCATACTAATTCATTAAGTGATGTATCTGGACAGTCAAGCAGCACGAAAGCCAGACAGATTGCTTCAACAAACCCCTTTGGTCAAAACATGAATGCCAGTGTTGTTAACAATACTAGCCATGCCAGCATGCAGCAGTTCAGTGTTCCTGGCATGGAAAACCAGTTATCTTCAAGATTACCAGTTTCTGGAAATACAATACCTCCAGTACATTCTTCTGAATCTTCTGGGAATGTGAACCAAAACATTGAACGTCCCCTTCAAGGAAAGACATCGCTAGGTACCCCGGAGAATGTGCAAACACAATATGTCAGGCAGGTGAATCGATCATCTCCGCAAACTGCTCTTCCTACTAGTGATGGGGGTTCTAGCAATTCAACATTACCACAAGGTGTACACTCTAATCAGACAGCACAACAGCGATTTGGCTTCACCAAACATCAATTGCATGTCTTAAAAGCCCAAATTTTAGCATTTAGGCGGCTAAAg AAAGGAGAAGGTACACTGCCGCAAGAACTTCTAAGGGCTATTGCTCCTCCACCTCTGGATgtgcagcagcagcagcagttTCTACCTCCTGGAAGTACTAGTCAGGATAAATCATCTGGGAAGACTGTAGAAGATACAGGGAATGTGGAGGCTACTGAGAAGGACTCCTTGTCTCTTGCATCAAGTAATGGACATAGATTTCCAAGAGAGGAAGTTTCAACTGGAGACGAAAAATCAAAGACATCCACTTCGGATGTGCAACCTATGCCGCCTACAATGAAGGAAACAGTACCTGTGGCATCTTCCGGAAAAGAAGAGCAGCAGACAACAGTCTCTGTTAAATCAGATCAGGAAACTGATCGTGGGTGTCAAAAGCCTCCTGGTAAAACTGATTTTCCAGTTGAAAGGGGAAAGGCTATTGCAAACCAAGCTGCTGTACCAGATGTTACGCAAGCTAAAAAACCTGCGCCACCTAGTACACCCCAGTCAAAAGATGTTGGCGCTGCTAGGAAGTATCATGGACCCCTTTTTGACTTCCCATACTTCACCAGGAAACATGACTCATTTGGTTCAGCGATGGCAgttaataacaataacaatttAACACTGGCTTATGATGTAAAAGATCTTCTTTTTGAGGAAGGTCTAGAAGTTATCAATAAGAAAAGGACAGAAAACTTGAAGAAGATAGGTGGTTTGCTTGCTGTCAACTTAGAGAGGAAAAGAATCAGACCTGATTTGGTAGTACGAttgcaaattgaagaaaagaaactCCGACTTTTAGATCTACAGGCACGTCTGAGGGATGAAATTGATCAACAGCAACAAGAGATAATGGCAATGCCTGATAGGCCCTATAGGAAGTTTGTACGCTTATGTGAGCGTCAGCGTATGGAGCTAACTCGACAAGTACAAGCCTCGCAGAAAGCCATGAGAGAAAAGCAACTGAAATCTGTTTTTCAGTGGCGCAAAAAACTTCTAGAGGCTCATTGGGCCATCCGTGATGCTCGGACTGCCCGCAACAGAGGAGTTGCCAAATATCACGAGAGAATGTTGAGGGAGTTCTCCAAAAGAAAAGATGATGATAGGAACCGAAGGATGGAAGCTCTAAAGAATAATGATGTCGAAAGATATAGAGAAATGTTGTTGGAGCAGCAGACAAGCATGCCTGGTGATGCTGCTGAGAGATACTCTGTTCTATCGTCATTTTTGACTCAGACTGAAGAATATCTTCATAAGCTAGGAAGCAAAATAACTGCTGCCAAGAGTCAGCAGGAAGTGGCAGAGGCCGCAAATATTGCTGCAGCTGCTGCCCGATTGCAG GGTCTTTCAGAAGAAGAAGTTAGGGCAGCAGCTGCTTGTGCAGGAGAGGAAGTTATGATAAGAAACCGTTTTATGGAAATGAATGCTCCCAAGGATAGTTCATATGTGAACAA GTACTATAACCTTGCCCATGCTGTGAACGAGAGAATTGTGAGGCAACCCTCAATGTTACGGGCTGGAACTTTAAGAGACTATCAGCTT GTTGGGTTACAATGGATGCTTTCACTGtataacaataaattaaatGGAATCTTGGCAGATGAGATGGGTCTTGGGAAGACCGTGCAG GTAATGGCATTGATTGCTTATTTGATGGAATTTAAAGGGAACTATGGCCCCCATCTTATAATTGTCCCCAATGCTGTTTTGGTCAACTGGAAG AGTGAGCTCCATACTTGGCTACCATCCGTATCGTGCATTTATTATGTTGGTGGGAAGGATGAGCGGTCAAAATTATTTTCACAG GAGGTTTGTGCCTTGAAATTTAATGTTCTCGTGACAACTTATGAGTTTATCATGTATGATCGCTCAAAGCTTTCAAAAATTGATTGGAAGTATATTATAATTGATGAAGCACAAAGAATGAAGGACAGGGAATCGGTTTTAGCTCGTGACCTTGATAGGTACAGATGTCAGAGGCGCCTGCTCCTAACTGGGACACCGTTACAG AATGATTTGAAGGAACTTTGGTCGCTTCTTAATCTCCTTCTTCCGGAAGTGTTTGATAATCGAAAAGCTTTTCATGATTGGTTCTCAAAACCCTTTCAGAAGGAAGGCCCCACTCCGAATGCTGAAGATGATTGGCTTGAGACcgagaaaaaaattattattatccACCGACTTCATCAAATTCTTGAGCCATTTATGCTCCGTCGCCGTGTTGAAGATGTTGAAGGATCACTTCCACCAAAG GTTTCCATAGTGTTGAGGTGTAGGATGTCAGCCTTTCAGAGTGCTGTATATGACTGGATTAAGGCCACTGGCACTCTTCGTGTTGATCCGGAAGATGAGAAACTGAGAGTTCAGAAAAATCCGAATTACCAGCCTAAAGTGTATAAAACATTAAATAACAGATGTATGGAACTAAGGAAAACTTGTAACCACCCGTTGCTTAACTATCCATATTATGGTGACTTCTCCAAGGACTTCCTGGTAAGATCATGCGGAAAACTGTGGATCCTGGACAGGATCCTTATAAAACTCCAGAAGACAGGGCATAGAGTACTGCTTTTTAGTACAATGACAAAACTACTTGATATATTAGAGGAGTACTTGCAATGGCGGCGACTCATATATAGAAGGATTGATGGTACAACTAGTTTGGAGGATCGTGAGTCTGCCATAGTGGACTTCAATAGTCCTGATTCAGACTGCTTTATATTCTTGCTGAGTATACGGGCTGCAGGTCGTGGTCTTAATCTTCAGTCTGCTGACACAGTTATTATTTATGATCCTGATCCTAACCCTAAAAATGAGGAGCAAGCTGTTGCTAGAGCACATCGTATTGGACAGACAAGAGAAGTCAAAGTCATCTACATGGAAGCAGTGGTCGATAAGATCTCTAGTAATCAGAAAGAAGATGAGCTAAGAAGTGGTGGGTCTGGAGATTTAGAAGATGATTTTGCTGGTAAGGATCGATATATGGGATCGATTGAGAGTCTTATAAGAAATAACATACAGCAGTATAAGATAGATATGGCAGATGAGGTCATCAATGCTGGGCGTTTTGATCAGAGAACAACGCATGAAGAGAGGCGTCTAACTTTAGAGACATTGTTGCACGATGAAGAGCGATATCAAGAAACTGTCCACGATGTTCCTTCACTTCAGGAGGTGAATCGAATGATTGCTAGAAGTGAAGATGAGGTTGAACTGTTTGATCAAATGGATGAAGAGTTTGATTGGACAGAAGAAATGACACGGTATGATCAGATACCTAAGTGGCTTCGAGCAAGTACAAGAGAAGTAAATAATGCTATTGCTAATCTATCCAAAAAACCttcaaaaaatatattatttggtGCTGGTTATGGTTTGGAATCCAGTGAACTTGGGTCTGATTCATCCCTCAGAACTGAAAGAAAAAGAGGCAGACCAAAGGGTAAGAAGATCCCTAATTACAAGGAAATGGATGATGATAATGGAGAGTTCTCAGAAGCAAGCTCTGATGAGAGAAATGGGTACTCTGTCCAGGAAGAAGAGGGAGAAATTGCAGAGTTTGAAGATGATGAATATAGTAGAGGCATTGAGGCAACGCAACTTAACAAGGATCAGATGGAAGATGGTCCTGATTGCGATGCTAGGTATGACTACCCTCGGGATGGCACTAGAAATAATCATTTGCTTGAAGAAGCTGGCTCTTCAGGCTCCTCTTCCAGCAGTCGAAGGTTGACACAGATAGTGTCTCCTGTTTCTTCTCAGAAATTTGGTTTCTTGTCTGCCTTAGATGCCAGGCCTAGTTCCCTTTCAAAGAGACTG CCTGATGAACTAGAGGAAGGGGAAATTGCAATATCTGGCGACTCTCACATGGAGAACCAACAATCTGAAAGTTGGATTCATGATCGGGAAGATGGTGAAGAGGAACAGGTACTGCAACCCAAGATAAAACGTAAGAGGAGTCTTAGGCTTAGGCCACGCCCTCCAGCAGAAAGGCGAGAAGAGAAGATTTATAATGAAACCCAATCTCTTCAGTATGGAGATTCTTCATCTCCTTCTCCCTTTCTAGCGGACCATAAATTTTCCAAATTTAAGAATGATCCCGAGGCTAAACCATATGGGGATTCCAATACCTCGAAGCATGAACAAAACGAATCATCTTCGAAGACTCGGCGTAATTTGTCTGCTAGAAGGGTGGCTCCTTCATCAAAACTGCATTCGTCTCCTAAATCTAGCAGATTGAATTCTTTGACTGGATCTGCAGATGATGCTGTTGAACATTCTAGAGAAAATTGGGACGGGAAACAATCAAACGCTGGTGGAAATTCAGGTTTTGGTTCTAAGATGCCTGACATAATCCAGAGGAGG tGTAAGAATGTTATCAGCAAGCTTCAAAGTAGAATTGACAAAGAAGGGCATCAAATTGTGCCGTTGTTAACAGATCTGTGGAAACGGATGGGGAATTCTAGTTTACCAAGTGGAGTCAGTAATAACATCTTGGATCTACGGAAGATTGATCAACGCATAGACAGATTAGAGTACAATGGAGTTATGGAGTTGGTGTTTGATGTTCAGTTTATGTTGAAGGGTGCCATGCAGTTCTATGGGTTCTCATATGAG GTAAGATTCGAGGCTAAAAAAGTACATGACCTCTTCTTTGACATTCTGAAGATTGCATTTCCAGACACAGATTTTCGAGAAGCTCGAAATGCTCTGTCTTTCTCAAGTCCTGGGTCTTCTGCTGCTGCTACAATGAGGGAAAGACCTGCTGGCCAAAGCAAAAGACAAAAGATGATGCATGAAATGGACACTGACTCAGGTCCACCGCATAAGTCCCAGCATCGTGGACCTGTGTCTGGGGAAGAAACGAGGGCCACCAGAGGTCATCTAATGGCACAGAAAGAATCGAGATTTGGTAGTGGAAGTGGAAGTAAGGATCAATATCAGATAGAAGAACCCCCGCTTCTTACTCATCCTGGGGAGCTAGTTATCtgcaagaagaaaagaaaagacagaGAAAAATCAATAGTCAAGCCAAGGACTGGATCTGGTGGCCCGGTCTCACCGCCACCTAGCGGTGCTCGTGGTATTAGAAGTCCAGGTCTCAGTTCAGTTCCGAAAGACAGCAAACAATCTCAGGGATGGCCCAACCAGCCTCAATCTGCCAACGGCAGCGGTGGTGGACCTGTCAGTTGGGCAAATCCTGTGAAGAGATTAAGAACAGATGCTGGAAAGAGGAGGCCCAGCCATATCTGA
- the LOC103483266 gene encoding uncharacterized protein LOC103483266: MRICFSRSSPLPVFILIVIATGILKDAGFNRFADGGQRRIHITDDLDDVVDDEEDDSWKDWGKKKSVSSDFDIPPADLSKMDFPEIQAEMMKRHSGPTMGFVKLRLGVRRTPDMVAEIAMQWTKVLKTGSVDAKFMAVDLNTLMFTMDRGQDLNELKEFVLSQAESYEIKIGDNVFRRPGDPPLEEVIQLLQKDKNKADGTVPSENAEPLHREL, from the exons ATGAGAATTTGCTTCTCACGTTCTTCTCCTCTACCCGTCTTCATTCTCATCGTCATCGCCACCGGCATTTTGAAGGATGCTGGATTCAATCGATTCGCCGACGGCGGCCAACGGAGAATCCACATTACAGACGATCTCGACGACGTCGTTGACGACGAGGAGGACGACTCTTGGAAGGATTGGGGCAAGAAAAAGTCCGTTTCTAGTGATTTCGACATCCCGCCGGCTGATTTATCGAAGATGGACTTTCCGGAGATTCAGGCTGAGATGATGAAGCGGCATTCTGGTCCAACCATGGGATTTGTCAAGCTTCGGCTCGGCGTTCGGCGGACCCCG GATATGGTGGCTGAAATTGCTATGCAATGGACGAAAGTTCTGAAAACTGGTTCCGTGGATGCAAAATTTATGGCGGTAGACCTTAATACACTCATGTTCACAATGGACAGAGGACAAGACTTGAATGAG TTGAAGGAGTTTGTGTTGAGCCAAGCAGAATCATACGAGATAAAAATTGGGGACAACGTATTTCGAAGACCTGGAGATCCTCCTCTGGAAGAAGTCATTCAGTTGCTCCAAAAAGACAAGAACAAAGCTGATGGCACTGTTCCTTCAGAAAATGCTGAGCCATTGCATCGGGAATTGTAG
- the LOC103483267 gene encoding ATG8-interacting protein 1, with amino-acid sequence MADKDGEENNSRGNEWEVVSLTASAYEAAPNVKEDESPDENNSNLYEAETSRALFMSRHFVFPPSQHENLPLEPDKSEIHDDQGGKENVESDSAVIDGGKSSRKNEDSLNLEGLVETDEFTGIGKTMEKGSELSFHGDDFSENTTIPDLNLVDKELDPFGAPTYSSFHGETDLSSTTFDEIPPSESNDQVSSPKSLETPRLDNKSNKSSLPCGAWWKRRAANLYCHAKEAKAFWSIFIAAAVMGLVILGQRWQQESWQTLQLKWHISVNDQKTNRVLGPITRLKDVIVGGQRRGSSIKFTPNEL; translated from the exons ATGGCAGATAAGGATGGAGAAGAGAATAACTCTCGTGGAAACGAATGGGAAGTTGTTTCACTCACTGCATCGGCGTATGAAGCTGCTCCAAATGTGAAGGAAGATGAGTCGCCTGATGAAAATAACAGCAATTTGTACGAAGCAGAAACTTCTCGTGCTCTTTTTATGTCCAGGCACTTTGTATTTCCACCGAGTCAGCACGAGAATTTGCCATTGGAACCTGATAAGAGTGAGATTCATGACGATCAAGGAGGGAAGGAGAATGTGGAATCTGATTCTGCTGTTATAGATGGCGGAAAATCTAGTAGAAAGAATGAAGATAGTTTGAATTTGGAAGGGTTGGTTGAGACAGATGAGTTTACAGGGATTGGTAAAACTATGGAGAAAGGTAGCGAGCTGTCTTTTCATGGTGATGATTTTAGTGAAAATACAACCATACCAGATTTGAATCTGGTTGACAAGGAGTTGGATCCCTTCGGTGCTCCTACCTATAGTTCTTTTCATGGTGAAACGGATCTTAGTTCCACAACCTTTGATGAAATCCCTCCATCGGAATCTAACGATCAAGTCTCAAGTCCAAAAAGCTTAGAAACTCCCAGGCTTGATAACAAAAGCAATAAGTCCAGTCTTCCCTGTGGTGCGTGGTGGAAGAGAAGAGCTGCTAATTTATACTGTCATGCAAAAGAAGCAAAGGCATTTTGGTCCATTTTCATTGCAGCTGCTGTTATGGGACTTGTAATACTTGGGCAACGCTGGCAGCAGGAAAGTTGGCAGACTCTGCAACTGAAGTGGCACATTAGTGTGAATGATCAG AAGACAAACCGAGTGCTGGGACCAATAACTAGGCTTAAAGACGTGATCGTGGGTGGCCAACGCCGTGGTTCATCCATCAAATTTACCCCCAATGAGTTATAA
- the LOC103483268 gene encoding ascorbate transporter, chloroplastic has protein sequence MAIGSLVSNRNFGSFVGSGKVCKTEKASSHHGVERSVIFAAQYGQPNLFFRKSLGLRLNSSSPKIACSTFLQSITRDGKLFKPLGVCTDETAGPRLPFIKSTITWSRRKCRCYPQCTSACILSNGPSWLQCQKSRYVKVDRTSANYKSNDFDITKGDVDALALAEGSGDAFFMEENEQIVSPWWESFPKRWVIVLLCFFSFLLCNMDRVNMSIAILPMSKEFNWNSATVGLIQSSFFWGYLLTQIVGGIWADKIGGKLVLGFGVVWWSIATILTPIAARIGLPFLLMMRAFMGIGEGVAMPAMNNIISKWIPVSERSRSLALVYSGMYLGSVTGLAFSPVLIHKFGWPSVFYSFGSLGSIWFALWLTKAYSSPKEDPGLSAKEKKIIFDGSISKEPVKVIPWKLILSKAPVWALIISHFCHNWGTFILLTWMPTYYNQVLKFNLTESGLFCVLPWLTMAVFANIGGWIADTLVSRGFSITTVRKIMQSIGFLGPAFFLTQLSHVRTPAMAVLCMACSQGSDAFSQSGLYSNHQDIGPRYAGVLLGLSNTAGVLAGVFGTAATGFILQRGSWDDVFKVSVALYIIGTLVWNIFATGEKILD, from the exons ATGGCCATCGGCAGCTTGGTTTCTAATCGGAACTTCGGTTCCTTCGTCGGCTCAG GAAAAGTGTGCAAGACAGAAAAAGCTTCGTCTCACCACGGAGTAGAACGTTCAGTTATTTTTGCAGCTCAATATGGCCAACCAAACTTGTTTTTTAGAAAGTCACTTGGTTTGAGACTAAATAGTTCTTCTCCCAAGATTGCATGTTCCACCTTTCTTCAATCTATAACTCGAGATGGAAAACTTTTCAAGCCACTGGGAGTTTGTACAGATGAAACTGCTGGGCCAAGATTGCCATTTATCAAAAGTACCATCACTTGGTCAAGAAGAAAATGCAGATGTTATCCTCAGTGTACTAGTGCTTGCATTCTATCGAACGGACCTAGTTGGCTGCAATGCCAAAAGTCTCGGTATGTTAAGGTCGACCGAACTTCTGCTAATTACAAGTCAAACGACTTTGATATTACAAAAGGAGATGTGGATGCATTGGCATTGGCAGAGGGGTCAGGTGATGCATTTTTTATGGAAGAAAATGAGCAGATAGTATCACCATGGTGGGAGAGTTTTCCAAAGCGCTGGGTGATTGTATTGCTTTgttttttctcctttcttctatGCAATATGGACCGT GTGAACATGAGTATTGCCATACTCCCAATGTCGAAAGAATTTAATTGGAATAGTGCAACAGTTGGCTTGATCCAGTCATCTTTTTTCTGGGGCTATCTTCTAACGCAG ATTGTTGGAGGGATATGGGCAGACAAAATTGGTGGGAAGCTTGTGTTGGGTTTTGGAGTAGTATGGTGGTCAATAGCGACTATATTGACTCCAATTGCTGCAAGAATTGGGCTTCCTTTTCTGCTTATGATGCGCGCTTTCATGGGGATTGGCGAG GGTGTTGCTATGCCTGCAATGAACAATATTATATCAAAGTGGATTCCCGTATCAGAGAGAAGCAGATCACTTGCACTTGTCTATAGTGGCATGTATCTCGGTTCAGTAACGGGATTGGCTTTCTCACCAGTCTTAATTCACAAATTTGGATGGCCATCTGTGTTTTACTCATTTGGATCTCTCGGAAGTATATGGTTTGCTCTGTGGCTGACAAAA GCATATAGCTCTCCAAAAGAAGATCCAGGTCTCAGTGCGAAGGAAAAAAAGATTATCTTTGATGGAAGCATTTCGAAGGAACCCGTGAAAGTTATTCCGTGGAAATTAATTTTATCAAAAGCACCTGTGTGGGCTCTCATAATCTCCCATTTCTGTCATAATTGGGGAACCTTCATTCTGTTGACTTGGATGCCCACATACTATAATCAG GTTTTGAAGTTCAATCTCACCGAATCTGGACTCTTCTGTGTTCTGCCATGGTTGACCATGGCTGTTTTTGCAAACATCGGAGGATGGATTGCAGACACGCTAGTAAGCAGAGGGTTTTCCATCACTACGGTTCGAAAG ATCATGCAATCTATTGGATTTCTGGGACCAGCATTTTTCCTTACTCAGCTGAGCCATGTTAGAACACCTGCTATGGCAGTATTATGCATGGCATGCAGTCAG GGATCTGATGCATTTTCACAATCCGGACTCTACTCCAATCACCAAGACATTGGACCACGATATGCT GGAGTCTTGTTAGGATTGTCAAACACCGCCGGCGTGCTCGCTGGTGTCTTTGGTACAGCTGCAACCGGATTCATACTCCAACGAG GCTCGTGGGATGACGTATTCAAGGTGTCAGTTGCATTGTATATCATAGGCACATTAGTCTGGAATATCTTTGCAACGGGAGAAAAAATTCTTGATTGA